TCGAGCAGCGCTTCGCCGATCCGCACGAACAGTTGGGGATGCGAGGTCAATTTCGTGACTTCTTCGGTCATCGCGAACCAGTTCAAGATCGCCTGCTGCGAGTTCCCGGTCTGCAGATCGTTCTCGACCACAAACATCATTGCTTCGACCACGCGAGATGCCTTGCCGAGCTGAGTAGAGACATCCCAAAGGGCCAGGGCTACATCGCGATCCTCCGGCGACCGACGATACTCTTTGCGCAGCAGTTCAAAGGCTTGCTCGACCTTCCCGGCCTCTCTTGCGAGCATGGCTTTCTCGAGCACACGATTGTCGACCAACTCCTTTGTTTCCTGCTCTCGATCGATCGACTTGTCTTCGACCTTCAGCACCATCAACACCGCACTCACAAAGGCTCCGAGAGCGAGACCCGCGCCGTGAACGCCGGCCGTGGCGTTGACGATCTCGAGCGGGGATGACACCCCACGATTCACGGCGTATTCGACCGTCAGCCAAACCGGAAGCAGCAGCCAACTCGGCATCGGGATCATCCCGAATGCGCGGGGCGCTCCCGCCGATGGCGACGAACGAACGAAGTACGCGCCCATCAGCGTTGCGATCAGTCCGCTCGTGCCGATCCACGGCATTCCGGTGGCGCCAAGGTAGTCGAAGTACCCGCTCGCAAAGGCCGTCGTCAGCACTCCGGCGGACGCAAGGCATCCGAACAGCATCGGACCCCAGGCATCTTCGAGGGCGATGCCGAGAATGAGCAGCCACACGATCGAGAGAATCAGCGCCAGTTGAGTTTCGTGCACGGCAAAATGCATGATCCAATTGGCGCTTGGCGCATCCTTGGAGCGAATGCCCAGCCTCCATTTCGGAAGAAGTTGGATGTCAAAAAGTGCCTGTTCGAGCAATTTGTCGAACTCGCGTTGACTGCGGCGCATCAGATGTTCAGACATCAGCGCGAGGCCCTGCTCCCTGCGCTCTTTAAAAAAGGCCTCGCGACGCGACGCGACGGAGCGGAGGGGAACTACACTGCCAAAGCGTTCATCGACTTCCAGGAATTCATTCTCGTCCAGGTATGCGAGAACTTCTTGTCGACTCTGTTCCGCGGACACGGACGCGGCCTGTTGTGCTCCCTGTTGTTGTACATAGAAGGCAATCAGACCCGCCACGATGGCGTAGGTGATCCAGCTGAATCTTCGGGCAGATCCGTCCGCTTGAGTAACCAGCACAAACATATGTCTATTTCTCACCGGTATCGTGTCACGTGAAGTGCGACGGAACAATCACAGTATTGGTTCAGCACGCGAGAGCAAGTCGCGCGCCAAGCCTCATCGGGTTAAGCGGAAAAACGGACATGTGGCTAAAGCGAAAACCGGGTTCTGTGCTAATCCTGACCGGATGACTGCGAGCCCGGGCGAGCGTACGAGAGGTCATTCTCGTGGGGCGGCCCACATGCAAGGGCCCTGCAGGGCTGTCACACGAATTGGGTGCTTGGCAATTGCCCTCTCTCTTTTGGGTGTTGCCTGTTCGGGTGAACCTGAAAGAGAACCCCAAGCACTGCATCCATCCGACGCTTCGGTTCTCATCGATGATTCCGAGGAACGCGCGGCTCCACCCCGTCCACCCACCGGTCTGCGGGATGAGTTCGGCTTCTCCCCGAGCGCCCATTTCGAAACCGATCAAATGCTGCGCGAGGATCTCGCGGCGATTCGACATCCGTCGGACGGTGGCGGCAAGGCATGGATGGCTTCGTATCGGCGCGCAGACGGAAGCGCGGGTCCGTTGCAAGCGGGTCAGTTCGGACGCTTCGAGATGGTCTACGAAGCGGGACCGCTGGGAATCGAAGTGGGAGGACAGCTTCACTTTCAGGTGTCGTCGTTCTGGGAATGGGACTCACCACAGAACCTGGACCCGAACGAACCCGGGTATACCGAAGCTCGGACTGACGCTCCGGGCGTCGAACTCGAACTGGACTGGTACGGATCCCCACTACTGGCGATCGTCATCCGGGGCCGCAAGCTCGAAGCCGGGGAGCGGATCGAGATCACATACGGCGCCGGTCCACTCGGCGCGAGGGGCGACGGGTATGCCGAACGAGGTGCCCAGCTCTGGTTCGCGGTGGACGGAGACGGCGATGGCGTCCGCAAGTTCCTGGACAACCCGCCGCGCGTCGACATCGCGCCAGGGCCGGCCGATCAGTTGTTGGTCGTCATGCCCACGAGCCTGCACCCGGGCGAGTCATTTGATGCGTTCATTTCGATTGTCGATGACCGAGGCAGCGCGGGTGTCCCCTTCGACGGCCTCGTCGAGTTGCAGGTGCCAGCTGAAATCGACCTCCCGACGACCGTGACATTCGCGGCTTCGGATGCGGGGCGAAAAACGATTTCCGGTGTAGCCAAACGCGCGGGTGTCTACCGCATCGAAGCTCGAGCACGGGCGAGCGGTGCCCCAGAAAGCGAAACGCTCTTCGCAATGGCGAACCCGATGCTGGTCGAGTCCGGCATCCCCCACGTGCGCTGGGCCGACCTCCACGGACACTCACAGCTCTCTGACGGAACCGGAACCCCCGACGACTATTTCACTTACGCGCGAGAAATTGCCGGACTCGACATTGTTTCGCTCACTGACCACGATCACTGGGGCGTCCAGTTCCTCGATGCGCATCCGTGGATGTGGCAACTCATTCGCGACTCCGTCAAAGCCCATCACCAACCTGGAATCTTCATCACCTTGCTGGGATATGAGTGGACTAGCTGGATCCATGGCCACCGGCACGTTATCTACTTTGAAGATCGGGGCGAGGTGTACAGCACCATGGACCCCCGGTACGAAACACCCGCACAGCTGTGGGACGCGCTGCGCGGCCAGGCGGCGCTGACCTTTGCTCATCACTCCGCGGGAGGCCCCGTCGCGACCAACTGGGCGTATCCCCCGGATCCCATTCTCGAGCCGATTACCGAAATCGTTTCGGTTCACGGCAGCAGCGAAGCCGATGACTCGCCGGGAGGAATCTACGACCCGGTGCCCGGCAATTACGTGCGCGACGTGCTCGGCATGGGTTACCGGCTCGGTTTCATCGGCAGCGGCGACAGCCACGACGGACACCCGGGCAACGCGCATATCGCCAGCCCGGAAAGTGGTGGACTCGCAGCGATCTTCACGGAAGAATTGAGTCGCAAGGGCGTTCTCGAAGCCATGCGCGCGCGCAGAACCTATGCGACCAACGGTTCGCGGATCTGGCTTCAGGTTTCGATCGATGGGCAGCCGATGGGCAGCACCCTCGCGGCGGGATCCGGCGCAGAAACCCAGACCCTGCGCATTCGCGTGATCGGCCACGGTCCAATTTCCCAAGTCGACATCATCCGTACCGGCATCACTTCAAAGATCGACGTCGGAGGGCAACTCGACTGGTCGCACGAGCGAGAAATTCCCCGACTCGCACCGGGCGAGTATCACTATGTGCGCGTCATCCTGCGCAATGGAGGGCTCGCCTGGTCGAGTCCGATTTACGCCGACTGAGACAAGACAGAGGCAAGACACATGACCCCCGAAGTTTCGGTCCTGCTTCCTGTGTACAACGCCGAGCAAACCCTCGAGACCTGTTTGCGCAGTCTGCTTCGCCAGCGCATGCGCTCCTGGCAGTGTGTTCTCGTCGACGACGGCTCGACCGATCGGTCCCTCGAACTGGCTCGAAGTTTCGCAGCGCGAGACGCTCGCATCGAGTACATCGAATCCGACCATCGAGGACTCGTCGAGAGCTTGAACCTCGGACTCGACCGATGTCGCGCGCCCATTGTGGCGCGCATGGACGCGGACGACTGGATGCACCGGGACCGGCTCGCGGCGCAACTCGAAGCGCTGAACGCCGAGCCACAGCTCGCTGGGGTGGGATGCCACGTGCGGATCTTTCCTCGCGGGGTTGCAAACGCAGGCGAGGCTGCGGCCGAAGAGCGCGCGCTGCCCGGCGAGTCGAAGCAGACGCGAAAGGGTCGCGGCGGCTATGAAGCCTGGCTCAATTCGATTTCGAGTGCTGACGATGTCGCGCGCGAAGCCTATGTCGAGTGCCCCATCGCCCACCCGACCCTGGCGATTCGGAGCCATGTGCTTCGGGCCCATCGCTACCGGGACATGGGCTGGCCCGAAGACTACGACCTGCTGCTGCGATTGCTCGCCGCGGGTGAATCCCTCGCGGTCGTTCCCCGGCGGTTGTTGGCCTGGCGCGACCACGAAGCTCGTCTTTCGCGCTCGAGTCCACACTACGCCCTCGAGCGTTTCGTCGACTGCAAGGCGCTGCACCTTTCGCGCACACTGCTTCGCGGACGCGACCAATACATTCTCTGGGGCTACGGAAGTACGGGACGAATGCTCGCGAGGGCGCTCGCGAAACTGGGCCTCACTCCAAACCATATCGTAGAGCTGCATCCGCGGCGGATCGGACAGCAGATCCTCGGCGCCAAGGTCATTCATCCAGATGATCTGGGATCACTCGGCGTCTGCCCTCTCGTCGTTTCGGTCGCCGGCGCGGGCCCGCGGCGAGAAATTCGACAGGCGCTTTCGAAGTTGAACTATGTGGAAGGACGCGACTTCGTCTGTGCCGCGTAATCCGAGCTAGAAGTTCGCGTTACCCGGCATGCGCGGGAATGGACTGATATCGCGAATGTTCGCCATTCCGGTCATGAATTGAACAACTCGCTCGAACCCCAGGCCAAAGCCCGCGTGGGGTACGGTCCCGTGGCGGCGAAGATCGAGGTACCACCAATATTCTTTCTCGGGCAGTTCGAGGTCGCGAATGCGCTGGAGCAGCTTGTCGTGCCGATGCTCGCGCTGAGAGCCTCCGATGATCTCTCCAACGCCGGGAACCAGCACATCCAGTGCGCGCACTGTCTTGCCATCGTCGTTCATGTACATGTAGAACGCTTTGATTTGCGCCGGATAGTCGGTGACGATCACCGGGCGCTCGACATGCTCTTCGGCGAGAAAACGCTCGTGTTCACTCTGTAGATCGATGCCCCACTGGACGGGAAACTCGAATTTCTTGCTCGAATTTTCGAGAATCGAGATCGCCTCGGTGTAGGGGATATGCTCAAAGGGACTGTCGATGATGGATTCGAGATTCGCGACGATCCCGGGTGCGATGCGTTTGTCGAAGAACTCGAAGTCGTCCGGACAAGCGGACATCACATCGCGGAACACGGACTTCAAGAACGATTCCGCCAGATCGGCGAGCCCGGCCAGGTCGCAGAACGCCACTTCGGGTTCGACCATCCAAAACTCTGCGAGATGCCGAGCGGTGTTCGAATTTTCTGAACGAAAGGTCGGACCAAAGGTGTAGACCTTCGAATGCGAAAGGACCGCAATCTCGGCTTCGAGTTGGCCCGAAACGGTGAGATGCGCCTCGCTGCCGAAGAAATCCTTGCTGAAATCGACCTCGCCAGCTTCGTCGCGCGGCGGATTTTTGGGGTCGAGGGTGGTGACGCGAAACATCTCGCCAGCACCCTCGGCATCGGAGAGGGTAATGATGGGCGAGTGCAAATTGATGAAGCCGCGGCGCTGGAAGAAGTCGTGGATTGCCATCGTCGCCGCGTTGCGAACTCGCAATACCGCACCGAGGGTGTTGGTGCGGGTGCGGAGATGACCCAGGGTGCGGAGAAACTCCAGGCTGTGGCGCTTCTTCTGGAGCGGATAGTCGTCTTCGACCGACCCCACCAACTCGACCTTCTCGGCGTGAATCTCGTAGCGCTGGCCCTTGCCCTGGGATTCGACCAGCTCGCCTTCGATCTCAACAGAGCAGCCGGTGCCGAGGCTGCGCACGCAGCTCTCGTACTCGGCCAACTCGGGACTGGCCACCGCCTGCAGGCCCGAAAAACAAGATCCGTCCGTAACTTCCAGAAATGACACGTTTTTTGAGTGTCGGACCGTGCGCAGCCAGCCGCGGATCACGACCGTGCCGCCCGCCGCATCTCGCGCCAAGATCGACTTGATCGAATCGTCCATGAGCCCGTTCCCCCAAAAGCGCGCCAGTGCGACCACAGTACCGCGCGGCGACCCAAATGACCCGAATTCGGGCTTTCTCTTGTTTGCCCCTTGCTCAAACCCGGGACTTGACGCTATTGTCACCAACTGACATGTCTGTCAGTCAAGAAAATCCAGACGCGGCGACCCAGCCGCCGCGGGCATCCGCCGCGGCGCGCAGTCGTCAGGCCACCCGGGCCCGACTGCTGGAAAGCGGGCGCCTGCTGTTCGCCAAGCACGGCCTTCACGGCGTGACGACCCACGACATCGCCCACCGGGCCGAGGTCGCTTCTGGAACGTTCTATCTCCATTTCAAGAACAAGCGCGAGGTCTTCCGCGAAATCGTGGACGGCTCGGTCTCCGAACTCATCGAGCGAATGGACAACGCCGCCCTTCCCTACCTCGACGACTTGAAGCGGACGCTAGACATGCAGGGTTTCGTCACGGCGCAGGCTGAAGCGATGGTGGGATTTGCCGAAGAAAACCGTGAGATGATTCGCATTCTGTTCAGCGCCGATACGGACGCAGCGGCAGTCGGATCAGACGTCCTCAGCCTGCTGGCTTCTACCGTTGCCGAAGGTCGACGGGAATTGATGGCCGCTGGAGTCGTACCCAGCGATGTCGACGCCGCCGTACTGGGCCAGGCCGTCGTCGGGATGTGGGCCCAGGTGCTCTCCTGGTGGAGCGAGGATCCGACGCGGGTCTCGCGCAATGTGCTGATCGAAAGTTTGACCCGAATTCAACTCTCGGGGACCCATCCAATTTAAACCAAGCGCCAAACCCAAAGGCCTAACCCAATGTCTGAACAACTCACACATCACCCGATTTACAACACCCTCGACCGGGACGACTTTGCCGGAATGATCGAAAACGATCGCTACGGCTCGCGCTCGACAGATTTCGACGAGATCATTTCCGCAACGGTTGATCACTTCTGGGATCCATTGGACCCGCGCTACATCGACTTCAACCAACCCTTTGACCAGACCGCGGATACGATCATGCCGCGGGATTTCTGCATCGAACTGCAGAGCGAAGTCGCCGGACGCCTCGACGAGGGCCAGCAGATTGCACTCGCCAACCAAAACACTCGCTTCCAGCTCTCGAGTATTTTGCACGGCGAGCAAGGAGCACTCTCCCTTTCCGCGAGCCTCACAATGATCCTCAAGGACCCGGGCGCCCAGGAATACGCGGCGAACCAGACGCGAGAAGAAGCGCGTCACGTCACCGGCTTCGCCCGCTATATCCAATGCCGATGGGGCACGCCCCTGTCCCCCGGCCCGACGCTGCGGAACTTGCTGAGCGAGATCGTGGTTTCCCAGCAGGTCTACAAAAAATTGATTGGCATGCAGATGTTGATCGAGGGGCTCGCGATGGGCGCGTTCGCAACCATCAACGGCAACACCAACGATCCCCTGCTGCAGCGTCTGGTCCAGTTCGTCATGACCGACGAAGCGTTCCATCACAAGTTCGGGAAGATCTGGGCGGACAAGACCATCCCCAACCTGACTGAGCAAGAGCATGAAATTGTCGAGAACTGGGCCGCGGAATGTTTCCAGCATCTCCTCTTCAATCTGATCAACGCAGAGCAGAAGCAGGAGATTTATGCCGAGTTCGGTCTCGACTGGAAGTGGGTTCGCAGCGCCGTCATGGAAGCGTTCACAGACGAGACTCGTCGCGACAGAATGACCGAGAGCACGGACATCTTCCGGGTATTGATCAAGACCTTGCTCAAGTGCGGCATCATCACCGACCGCACGCGCCACATCTACGCGCAGTGGGTCGACATGGATGAGCTACACCGGGAAGACCCCGAAGTCGTGGGATCCGAAGTCGCCGTGGCGACCATGGAAATCCTGCGCGACATCAACGGCGGGCGAAAAAAAATCGGCAAGGCGCTCCGTACCGTCCGTCTGTAAAACCGTCTGCAATTTCAGCTCACCAGCAGCCTGGGTGGCAGAAGACGCACGCCTTCTGCCACCCAGGCTCCTGGCTCAAGACTTGCGCGGTCCTTCCCGATTCATGACAGCACTGAAGGGCGCGGCGTGAGCGTGTCTTGGATACGAGATGCGCCCAATTCGCGAAGCAATTCTCGCGGGCGACCGTTGAGTGACAGTGTTGATGGGAAAATCTCTTGTCGTCATAGGCGGTGGCACCGGAAGCTTCTCAATTTTGAGCGGCCTGCGGAACCACCCGGTCGAACTGTCTTCGATCGTCACGATGATGGACTCTGGAGGGGACTCCGGCGTGTTGCGGGACGCCTATGGCGTGCTGCCACCCGGTGATCTGCGTCGATGCCTGATCGCGCTCTCCGACGAATCCGAAATTCTGCGCGACGTCTTCTCCTATCGCTTCGAAGAACCGCCCTTGGCGGGCCACAACCTCGGAAACCTGTTCTTCCTCGCTC
This portion of the Myxococcales bacterium genome encodes:
- a CDS encoding CehA/McbA family metallohydrolase — translated: MAIALSLLGVACSGEPEREPQALHPSDASVLIDDSEERAAPPRPPTGLRDEFGFSPSAHFETDQMLREDLAAIRHPSDGGGKAWMASYRRADGSAGPLQAGQFGRFEMVYEAGPLGIEVGGQLHFQVSSFWEWDSPQNLDPNEPGYTEARTDAPGVELELDWYGSPLLAIVIRGRKLEAGERIEITYGAGPLGARGDGYAERGAQLWFAVDGDGDGVRKFLDNPPRVDIAPGPADQLLVVMPTSLHPGESFDAFISIVDDRGSAGVPFDGLVELQVPAEIDLPTTVTFAASDAGRKTISGVAKRAGVYRIEARARASGAPESETLFAMANPMLVESGIPHVRWADLHGHSQLSDGTGTPDDYFTYAREIAGLDIVSLTDHDHWGVQFLDAHPWMWQLIRDSVKAHHQPGIFITLLGYEWTSWIHGHRHVIYFEDRGEVYSTMDPRYETPAQLWDALRGQAALTFAHHSAGGPVATNWAYPPDPILEPITEIVSVHGSSEADDSPGGIYDPVPGNYVRDVLGMGYRLGFIGSGDSHDGHPGNAHIASPESGGLAAIFTEELSRKGVLEAMRARRTYATNGSRIWLQVSIDGQPMGSTLAAGSGAETQTLRIRVIGHGPISQVDIIRTGITSKIDVGGQLDWSHEREIPRLAPGEYHYVRVILRNGGLAWSSPIYAD
- a CDS encoding rhomboid family intramembrane serine protease, yielding MRNRHMFVLVTQADGSARRFSWITYAIVAGLIAFYVQQQGAQQAASVSAEQSRQEVLAYLDENEFLEVDERFGSVVPLRSVASRREAFFKERREQGLALMSEHLMRRSQREFDKLLEQALFDIQLLPKWRLGIRSKDAPSANWIMHFAVHETQLALILSIVWLLILGIALEDAWGPMLFGCLASAGVLTTAFASGYFDYLGATGMPWIGTSGLIATLMGAYFVRSSPSAGAPRAFGMIPMPSWLLLPVWLTVEYAVNRGVSSPLEIVNATAGVHGAGLALGAFVSAVLMVLKVEDKSIDREQETKELVDNRVLEKAMLAREAGKVEQAFELLRKEYRRSPEDRDVALALWDVSTQLGKASRVVEAMMFVVENDLQTGNSQQAILNWFAMTEEVTKLTSHPQLFVRIGEALLDAGHAEEAIAAMTRAISGTKPLTTAMAQRIVRIARDLDPELTRRAAEIALEDGQLGVVERADLDKLSDKLLPDTTPHQSDAPPKAAPHSSVDANAETNFELGDPAERNSDRYENDDAISSLDPQALSIDELEEELAAGPGDIESQEKWNHPGQIEDLSDELAGAFDELDAADLAEAALEAGILDDTVTVVNISRPNQDSETTITEVDLPSSDGDETTTAVNIEPAMRSLKIRSAVPLALEAEAIVIEVDGGNKTRLPYERIEALAAAAIQGLGEKPVVLIDLIVNWQAAGEPMKVIRMRSDRFDPAQLTEGAANQLEAFRTLLANLLRFSNAAPLPNFNAATGAPFQVFAGLEQYHLEVLGGTEDPDA
- a CDS encoding glycosyltransferase family 2 protein, which gives rise to MTPEVSVLLPVYNAEQTLETCLRSLLRQRMRSWQCVLVDDGSTDRSLELARSFAARDARIEYIESDHRGLVESLNLGLDRCRAPIVARMDADDWMHRDRLAAQLEALNAEPQLAGVGCHVRIFPRGVANAGEAAAEERALPGESKQTRKGRGGYEAWLNSISSADDVAREAYVECPIAHPTLAIRSHVLRAHRYRDMGWPEDYDLLLRLLAAGESLAVVPRRLLAWRDHEARLSRSSPHYALERFVDCKALHLSRTLLRGRDQYILWGYGSTGRMLARALAKLGLTPNHIVELHPRRIGQQILGAKVIHPDDLGSLGVCPLVVSVAGAGPRREIRQALSKLNYVEGRDFVCAA
- a CDS encoding ferritin-like domain-containing protein, with the protein product MSEQLTHHPIYNTLDRDDFAGMIENDRYGSRSTDFDEIISATVDHFWDPLDPRYIDFNQPFDQTADTIMPRDFCIELQSEVAGRLDEGQQIALANQNTRFQLSSILHGEQGALSLSASLTMILKDPGAQEYAANQTREEARHVTGFARYIQCRWGTPLSPGPTLRNLLSEIVVSQQVYKKLIGMQMLIEGLAMGAFATINGNTNDPLLQRLVQFVMTDEAFHHKFGKIWADKTIPNLTEQEHEIVENWAAECFQHLLFNLINAEQKQEIYAEFGLDWKWVRSAVMEAFTDETRRDRMTESTDIFRVLIKTLLKCGIITDRTRHIYAQWVDMDELHREDPEVVGSEVAVATMEILRDINGGRKKIGKALRTVRL
- a CDS encoding TetR/AcrR family transcriptional regulator is translated as MSVSQENPDAATQPPRASAAARSRQATRARLLESGRLLFAKHGLHGVTTHDIAHRAEVASGTFYLHFKNKREVFREIVDGSVSELIERMDNAALPYLDDLKRTLDMQGFVTAQAEAMVGFAEENREMIRILFSADTDAAAVGSDVLSLLASTVAEGRRELMAAGVVPSDVDAAVLGQAVVGMWAQVLSWWSEDPTRVSRNVLIESLTRIQLSGTHPI
- the asnS gene encoding asparagine--tRNA ligase; protein product: MDDSIKSILARDAAGGTVVIRGWLRTVRHSKNVSFLEVTDGSCFSGLQAVASPELAEYESCVRSLGTGCSVEIEGELVESQGKGQRYEIHAEKVELVGSVEDDYPLQKKRHSLEFLRTLGHLRTRTNTLGAVLRVRNAATMAIHDFFQRRGFINLHSPIITLSDAEGAGEMFRVTTLDPKNPPRDEAGEVDFSKDFFGSEAHLTVSGQLEAEIAVLSHSKVYTFGPTFRSENSNTARHLAEFWMVEPEVAFCDLAGLADLAESFLKSVFRDVMSACPDDFEFFDKRIAPGIVANLESIIDSPFEHIPYTEAISILENSSKKFEFPVQWGIDLQSEHERFLAEEHVERPVIVTDYPAQIKAFYMYMNDDGKTVRALDVLVPGVGEIIGGSQREHRHDKLLQRIRDLELPEKEYWWYLDLRRHGTVPHAGFGLGFERVVQFMTGMANIRDISPFPRMPGNANF